CGGCTTTGATTTGTTTGCTAGCGATGACCGGGAGTTTCGTTCCTGCCGATAGTGTTTTGATAGGTCCTCTTGATCGTATTTTTACGCGAATCGGCGCGGCGGATGATTTGGCCGGAGGGCGTTCTACCTTTATGGTAGAAATGACAGAGACCGCTTCTATTTTGCATAATGCAACGGAACAGAGTTTGGTGATTATGGATGAAATTGGTCGGGGTACGAGTACGTTTGATGGTTTAGCCTTGGCATTTGCTTGTGCAGAGTATTTGGCAAAAGAAATTAAATCCTATACTTTGTTTGCGACGCATTATTTTGAGCTGACAGAGCTTGCTGAAAAAATAGCCGGAATAGCTAATTGCCATTTAACGGCGATGGAGTACCAAGATAAAATAGTATTTTTATATACGGTTAATGAGGGCCCAGCAAATAAAAGCTACGGACTACACGTGGCACAACTCGCGGGTGTTCCTAACCCTGTTATCAAACGTGCAAAGGAAAAACTACTATCATTGGAAAAGCAAGCTCATTTGCTTCAAAAACCATTATTTTCTGTCCCTCCTGTTCCAGAAAAAATAATGGTTTCTCCTGTTCTGGAGTTGTTGGAGCATATTGAGCCCGATCACTTAGCGCCAAAAGAAGCGCTTGAAATACTTTATCGATTAAAATCCTTGCAAGGAATTAATGTATGAACAAAGAAATTTTTGATCCAAATGACGGTTTCTTCGCATTTAATCAAAGCGATCAAGCAATACCTAGGGTTGAAACGGATAAAAATACGGATAATGAAAATGGAGAAGGAAGTAGACAAACTATTTATCGTCGTCGGGGTATTTATTTACTGCCTAATTTATTTACTATTGCGGGCTTGTTTGCAGGTTTTTATGCCATAGTAAGCGCTATGGAAGGTTATTTTAGTAACGCAGCAATTTCTATTTTTATTGCGATGATTATGGATTTTTTTGATGGGCGAGTTGCGCGTTTAACAAATACACAAAGTGCTTTCGGTGCAGAGCTAGATAGTTTATCCGATATGGTTTCTTTCGGTGTTGCGCCGGCATTGGTTGTCTATAGCTGGTCTTTAGAAAGTTTGGGTAAATTAGGTTGGTTGGCGGCCTTTGTATTTGCGGCGGCGGGTGCATTACGTCTGGCGCGTTTCAATACACAAGCATTGGTGATGGATAAGCGTTACTTTCAAGGTCTTCCTATCCCGGCGGCAGCAGGTATTTTGGCGAGCATGGTATGGTTAAGTGTTGACTCTGGCATTCCAGGCGAAGTCGTTGACATGACCGCGGCGGTGTTAGCCATTCTAACGGCTATTTTGATGGTAAGTAATATACGTTACTATTCTTTTAAAGAAATCGACTTGAAAGGCCGCGTTCCTTTCGTCGCTATCTTACTTGTAGTGCTCGCGTTTGTTGGTATTTCGCTGGATCCGCCTAAAATACTTTTTTTGCTGTTTTTTTGTTATGGGATATCCGGACCTATTCTAACATTGTGGGCATTACATAAAAAACGTTCGCAGCGAAAGAAACAACATCATTAAATAAATAATAGTCTGATTTATTGCAGATACTTTTGTTACCCCGGCGAAAGCTGGGACCCAGGATTTGAAGATAGCTTCTAACTAAGGCAGTGAGCTTAATTTAAGCTGACGTTTGAAATAATCTTGTTTCATGGCAGTTTTGGCTTTTATTAAAGTATCTTCAGCCAGTTCATTGGCTTGTTCTGTACCTTGCTGTAAAATTTTCAATACCTCGCCCGGATCGTTTTCATACAAGCGTCGTCGTTCACGCATGGGTTGAGTTAAGGCAACCAATATTTCGACTAATTTTTCTTTGCAAACCTTATCCCCGATTTGTCCTTGACGGTATTGTATCTCAGCTTCCTCAACCCATTTTTTGTCAGGGTTAAACGCTTCATGAAAGATCCATAAAGGATTATTTTCAGTAGAGCCCGGATCAGAGGCACGCAGTCGTTTCGGATCGGTATACATCCCTCTTATTTTTTTAGCGATGCTATCTGCATCATCACTTAGATAGATGGCATTGTTGAGTGACTTGCTCATTTTTGGCAATACGCCATCGCTATTAGGTGCACCTGTGCCTACTAAACGTTTTACACGGCTTAGTTTGGGTTGAATGATAGGAAAAAGGCCGCCTTTTGCCACATAGTCTTTGTCTTCAGTTTGTGGATCGACACCGCAGTAAAGTTGATTAAATCGACGCGCACATTCGCGAGCCATTTCTAAATGAGCGACTTGATCCTCGCCCACAGGAACAAGTTCTGGGCGAAAAGCGAGGACATCCGCTATTTGCCCTACAGGATATAATAAGAAGCCAAAAGGGTAATTATCACCTAAATTTTTATTGCGTATTTCATCTTTGATCGTGGGATTGCGCATGACACGTGGGAAGGACAGCAACATGCTGAAAAACCATGTGAGCTCTGCAATAGCAGGCACTTCAGATTGAATGAAAATACTGCTTTGTTTAGGATCAAAGCCGACCGCGAGATAATCCAATGCAATATCTAATGTATTCTGGCGGATTTCTGTGGGGTGCTCGGCGCGAGTTGTAAATGCATGTACATTAGCAATGATGAAATAACATTCATAGCTTTCTTGTAAAGCAAGACGTGTTTCCAGGGAACCTACCCAATGCCCAAGGTGAAGTTTGCCAGTAGGGGTGTCGCCAGAAAGTAGACGTGGTTTTGGATGGTTCATAGTATTAAGCGATTTAACTACTAAAAAATTTAATCTATTTTCGCGGCTTATACACGATAGTTCAAGTTCTTTTAATGACACATTAAAAAATTATCTGTATAATGATAAATAAAAAAGGATAAATTTATTATGACAACACCTAGTAATAGATTGGCGAAAAAAATAAATATAGTAGATCCGTTAAATGGAGTGTATGGATATTTTAATGATCCTAACTTTTATAATGAATCTAAAGAGGATGGGTCAACATTTAAGGTGGATTTTCCTCGTACCAGTGAGATTGAGCTTATTATTAACGGAGAATCTCAAATTCACCATAAAATATCTGATTCAGAAGTAGATAAAACAAATAACCAAAATGAATTTATAGATCTGTTAATGAAGCAAAGACCTGAGTTAGCACGTGTAATAATGCAAGAGTTAAATCAGTCGGGTGCTCTTTTTACTGCCAGGATCCTGATGGAAGGTTACTTTTTTAGGAGAGCTGCTATAGAGTCAAAAGATAAGCATCATCATTTTATTATTGATGTAGCTAATCAAGATGAAGTTTTTGTAAAAGAAACCATTATTTACAGATCGTTAAGCTTAGAGCCTACAGAGACTGCTCTCAATATAATTGCATCAGGTAATAGTTTAGAGGTTCATGGCTTTTTTTCTGAAGAGGAACAAAAAAAGCTAGAAAGCTATAGGAATTCCCGTAGAGTGCAAAGTAAGCTGAGATCGAAGGATGATGACGGCGCACAAGAGTTAGTGCTTTCTGAGGGGCAACCGCTTTCTTTGACTGTTCAATATGCACTTCGTTACTGTGAGAAAACAGGTACTTATGAGATGAAAGTACCCTCTAAAGACGATATTACTTTAACGGTGCCAACAGAGTTAGCGAAGAGGTTGGTTTTTGATAATAAATGGACTATCGGTGATAAGATTTCCGAGTTTATCTTTAAACTTGTTGATGTATTCAAAAAACTTGTTATTGCTAAGGTAAGCGAGCGTACAGTGACAGAGCAGTCTAGGCCGGATCAGGCTAAACCAAGTGAAGAATCTCAAGCTTCTTCTTTTGCTCAAAGAATGTAATTCACCGCTCAGATTTTTGCAGTTTTTTATGTTAAAATAAACAAATTTTTTGTTTATTTGTGGAGTAAAGCCCATGTCTTCTTCGCTTGATGCCGGCACTTTAGTTTCTGGTAAGTCCTATGTTGATTTAACGGTCGAACAATTAATTAATTTTGCTATTGAACGCAAAGAAGGCGTGATTGCAGCCAATGGCGCTTTGTCGGTTAGCACAGGGGAACGGACGGGACGTTCGCCTAAAGATAAGTTTATTGTCCAAGAAGCAAAGACTGAAAAAGACATTGATTGGGGGCCGGTTAACCAACCCATTGCGGAAGAGCATTTTCATGCGTTATGGCAGCGAGCCGAATCCTATGCGAAAGAAGTTGATTTATTTATTTCTAATCTACAGGTAGGCGCTGATCCAGACTACTACTTGCCGGTAAAAGTAATCACACAATATGCCTGGCACAATTTATTTGCTAGACAATTGTTTATTCGTCCTGAAAATTTTCATGGAAAAGCTAATAAAGCAGAGTGGACTATTCTAAGTCTTCCCGGTCTTAAAACAGATCCTCGGTGCGATGGTGTGCATAGCGATGCAACGTTAATGCTTCATCTTAGTGAACGTAAAGTGTTGTTATGTGGTCATCGATATGCGGGTGAAATTAAAAAGGCCATGTTTTCTGTTTTAAATTATTTGCTACCTGCATCAGATGTTTTACCGATGCATTGTTCTGCAAACGTAGGAAAGCAGGGTGATGTGGCTTTATTTTTTGGTTTATCAGGCACAGGAAAGACCACCTTATCGGCCGATCCTGAACGTTATTTAATTGGTGATGATGAACACGGCTGGAGTGAGAACAGCGTCTTTAATTTTGAAGGTGGTTGCTACGCTAAATGTATTGATTTATCGAAAGAGCGCGAACCCGTTATTTGGAATGCGATACGTCATGGCGCTGTGATGGAAAATGTTGTATTAGATCCTCACACCTTAGAGCCCGATTATAAAGATGCTAGCTTGACACAAAATACGCGGGTTGCTTATCCGCTGGATTTTATTTCTCTCCGTGTTCCGGAAAATCGTGTAGAGCAGTTACCCAGCGCAGTCATTTTTTTAACTTGCGACTTATACGGTGTATTACCACCGGTAGCGCGGTTGAGCCATGAACAAGCTGCCTATTATTTTTTAAGTGGGTATACGGCGCTCGTTGGTAGTACCGAGGTTGGACAAACAGAAGCAATTAAAACAACTTTTAGTACTTGTTTTGGCGCACCGTTTTTTCCACGTCCTGCGAAGGTTTATGCGGAACTACTCATAAAGCGTTTAAAAAACAGCGATGCAAACGTTTATCTTGTGAATACAGGTTGGACAGGTGGTGCATATGGCCAAGGCCGGCGTTTTCCTATTCCGGTAACGCGCGCCATTATTCAAGCTATTTTAAGCGATGAAATGAAAACAGCTGAATATACTACTTTACCAGGTTTTAATTTTGCTATTCCTAAAAATCTGAAAGACATTGATGCTTGCTTATTAGATCCAAGGCAAACCTGGGATGACATAGCGGCTTATGATTACAAGACAAAAGAGTTAATCGCTAAATTTATTGATAACTTTAAGAAGTTTGAAGTCAGTAAAGAAATCCGCGACGCAGGACCGGTTCTATAGAGATAAAATCCTTTGGAGAAATAGTTAAGGGTTAAGCACAAAGTTTTTAAAGTAAGCGCTATTGGTTTTCAAATTCTTCTGCTAGCGCTTCAGCGCGTTGTTTCGCAGCTAGCATGGCCTTTTTGATTAATTCACGGAAGTTAGCTTGCTCTAAAACATTTAAAGCAGCTTGGGTTGTGCCGCCACGTGAAGTGACATTTTGCCTTAATTGCTCTATGGATTCTTTCCCCTCGCTTTCAATTGCCATACGAGCAGCGCCCAGTGCTGTTTTCTGACTTAATAAAGATGCGGTTTCTTTAGATAAACCTAATTCAGTACCCGCATTTTGTAAGGCTTCGATGAGTAAAAAAAAGTAAGCGGGGCCACTGCCTGATAAGGCAGCAACGATATCTATTTCTTCTTCTTGCTTGCACCATACAACGATTCCTACACTGCGGAATAGCGCTTCAGCAGCATCTTTTTGTATGGATGAACAATGACGATTAGGAAATAGCCCGGTCGTGCCGGAGCCTAGCAATGCAGGGGTAT
This is a stretch of genomic DNA from Candidatus Rickettsiella viridis. It encodes these proteins:
- the pssA gene encoding CDP-diacylglycerol--serine O-phosphatidyltransferase: MNKEIFDPNDGFFAFNQSDQAIPRVETDKNTDNENGEGSRQTIYRRRGIYLLPNLFTIAGLFAGFYAIVSAMEGYFSNAAISIFIAMIMDFFDGRVARLTNTQSAFGAELDSLSDMVSFGVAPALVVYSWSLESLGKLGWLAAFVFAAAGALRLARFNTQALVMDKRYFQGLPIPAAAGILASMVWLSVDSGIPGEVVDMTAAVLAILTAILMVSNIRYYSFKEIDLKGRVPFVAILLVVLAFVGISLDPPKILFLLFFCYGISGPILTLWALHKKRSQRKKQHH
- the trpS gene encoding tryptophan--tRNA ligase, encoding MNHPKPRLLSGDTPTGKLHLGHWVGSLETRLALQESYECYFIIANVHAFTTRAEHPTEIRQNTLDIALDYLAVGFDPKQSSIFIQSEVPAIAELTWFFSMLLSFPRVMRNPTIKDEIRNKNLGDNYPFGFLLYPVGQIADVLAFRPELVPVGEDQVAHLEMARECARRFNQLYCGVDPQTEDKDYVAKGGLFPIIQPKLSRVKRLVGTGAPNSDGVLPKMSKSLNNAIYLSDDADSIAKKIRGMYTDPKRLRASDPGSTENNPLWIFHEAFNPDKKWVEEAEIQYRQGQIGDKVCKEKLVEILVALTQPMRERRRLYENDPGEVLKILQQGTEQANELAEDTLIKAKTAMKQDYFKRQLKLSSLP
- a CDS encoding phosphoenolpyruvate carboxykinase, coding for MSSSLDAGTLVSGKSYVDLTVEQLINFAIERKEGVIAANGALSVSTGERTGRSPKDKFIVQEAKTEKDIDWGPVNQPIAEEHFHALWQRAESYAKEVDLFISNLQVGADPDYYLPVKVITQYAWHNLFARQLFIRPENFHGKANKAEWTILSLPGLKTDPRCDGVHSDATLMLHLSERKVLLCGHRYAGEIKKAMFSVLNYLLPASDVLPMHCSANVGKQGDVALFFGLSGTGKTTLSADPERYLIGDDEHGWSENSVFNFEGGCYAKCIDLSKEREPVIWNAIRHGAVMENVVLDPHTLEPDYKDASLTQNTRVAYPLDFISLRVPENRVEQLPSAVIFLTCDLYGVLPPVARLSHEQAAYYFLSGYTALVGSTEVGQTEAIKTTFSTCFGAPFFPRPAKVYAELLIKRLKNSDANVYLVNTGWTGGAYGQGRRFPIPVTRAIIQAILSDEMKTAEYTTLPGFNFAIPKNLKDIDACLLDPRQTWDDIAAYDYKTKELIAKFIDNFKKFEVSKEIRDAGPVL
- the proC gene encoding pyrroline-5-carboxylate reductase, with the translated sequence MNSNTVENSSTKNIAFIGAGNMANSLIRGLLNNGYDANNIWASNTNVTLLDHLKKLKIHTSTDNRLVANAADVLVLAVKPQILKEVATEMADLIREKKPLIISLAVGINLKTIHNYLQDASISIIRCMPNTPALLGSGTTGLFPNRHCSSIQKDAAEALFRSVGIVVWCKQEEEIDIVAALSGSGPAYFFLLIEALQNAGTELGLSKETASLLSQKTALGAARMAIESEGKESIEQLRQNVTSRGGTTQAALNVLEQANFRELIKKAMLAAKQRAEALAEEFENQ